From one Magnolia sinica isolate HGM2019 chromosome 18, MsV1, whole genome shotgun sequence genomic stretch:
- the LOC131232779 gene encoding myb-related protein 308-like codes for MGRAPCCPKVGLHKGPWTATEDALLTKYIKENGEGHWRSLPKKAGLLRCGKSCRLRWMNYLRPDIKRGNIEPDEVDLIIRLHALLGNRWSLIAGRLPGRTDNEIKNYWNTHLSKRLKGQGTDSGAHNGPSRETPGLKKRKSNNSMNLKKKKSKSKEIEERKETKIHLPKAIRLTSLRNVRNFSVNGVSNGSDDKLGSGLSTYVEVVKQDLGLSWPDHKDDGFLVEGGLDLDFPIHAQMHRKDGRFEKLYEEYMELLNAEEEQMQLNSFAESLWA; via the exons ATGGGAAGAGCTCCATGTTGCCCTAAGGTGGGATTGCATAAGGGTCCATGGACTGCAACAGAAGACGCACTGCTAACCAAATATATTAAGGAGAATGGAGAAGGGCATTGGAGATCTTTGCCCAAGAAAGCAG GACTTCTTAGATGTGGTAAGAGTTGTAGGTTAAGATGGATGAACTATCTGAGGCCTGACATCAAGAGAGGAAACATCGAACCGGATGAAGTGGATCTCATCATCAGACTCCATGCATTGCTAGGCAACAGATGGTCTCTGATTGCCGGACGATTGCCGGGTCGGACAGATAATGAAATCAAGAACTACTGGAACACCCATCTAAGCAAGAGACTCAAAGGCCAAGGAACGGACAGTGGGGCACACAACGGCCCCTCAAGAGAAACCCCGGgattgaagaagagaaagagcaACAACAGCATGaatctaaagaagaagaagagcaagagCAAAGAGATTGAAGAGAGAAAGGAGACCAAGATCCACCTTCCAAAGGCAATAAGATTGACTTCATTGAGGAATGTAAGGAATTTCAGTGTAAATGGAGTCAGTAATGGTTCTGATGACAAGCTCGGAAGTGGATTATCTACTTATGTAGAGGTTGTTAAACAGGATTTGGGTCTCTCATGGCCTGATCATAAAGATGATGGATTTCTTGTTGAAGGTGGCCTTGATCTTGATTTTCCAATCCATGCGCAGATGCACAGAAAAGATGGCAGGTTTGAGAAGCTATATGAAGAGTACATGGAGCTCCTTAATGCAGAGGAAGAGCAAATGCAACTTAATTCCTTTGCTGAATCTCTATGggcatga
- the LOC131233231 gene encoding E3 ubiquitin-protein ligase PUB23-like: MDIPEIPPFFICPISLQIMKDPVTLSTGVTYDRESIYRWVFSYNHNTCPVTKQPLTDHNLTPNTTLLRLIQSWSRGNSSNVAIQVDSSKRVPDFSAFGKIIAEVRVPRSQIKSLRKIKSIIQESDYNRRCMEEGGVASLIVSLITETDPRRFSDPNDDSVATEEAIKVLYVLKPSPETLKKLAEDKNGKLIASLSLMMQDGSYQSRIHATLLLKSVFKLVDDIYKTELRAELFDSIVEIIKDQNSNQATKAALSILTEVTPFGCNSIKAVGVGLVTVLVELLAESNERRSCEVMLGVLEVLCGKAEGRAAFIAHPASMAAVSSKILKVSQAANERSLKVLLLVCRFCERSVVLEMMEVGVVGKVFMVVQAECSRKAKERAKEILGLHMQTWSKSPCFSSNMWL, translated from the coding sequence atggatattcCTGAAATCCCTCCCTTCTTCATCTGCCCCATCTCTCTTCAGATCATGAAAGATCCAGTCACCCTCTCGACGGGCGTGACATATGATCGTGAGAGCATCTATCGTTGGGTCTTCTCTTATAATCACAATACATGCCCCGTCACGAAACAGCCCCTTACTGATCACAATCTCACCCCGAACACTACTCTCCTTCGCCTGATCCAATCATGGAGCCGTGGGAATTCCTCAAACGTCGCCATACAGGTAGATTCATCAAAGCGAGTTCCTGACTTCTCGGCCTTTGGGAAGATCATTGCTGAGGTAAGAGTACCCCGATCACAGATCAAGTCTCTCAGAAAGATCAAATCTATAATCCAAGAGAGCGATTACAACAGAAGATGCATGGAAGAAGGTGGCGTTGCTTCGCTCATAGTATCTCTAATAACTGAGACAGACCCAAGAAGGTTTTCAGATCCTAATGACGACTCAGTGGCTACTGAAGAAGCCATTAAGGTGCTGTATGTTCTCAAGCCATCGCCAGAAACCCTAAAGAAACTTGCCGAAGATAAAAACGGCAAGCTTATAGCATCTTTATCGTTGATGATGCAAGATGGAAGCTACCAAAGTAGAATTCACGCAACCCTTTTGTTAAAATCGGTCTTTAAGCTGGTAGATGACATCTACAAGACAGAATTGCGAGCCGAGCTCTTCGACAGCATCGTCGAGATAATAAAAGATCAGAATTCAAATCAGGCAACTAAGGCCGCTCTATCAATTCTAACTGAAGTTACACCATTTGGGTGTAATAGCATCAAGGCGGTCGGGGTGGGACTTGTCACTGTTCTTGTGGAGTTGCTAGCAGAAAGCAATGAAAGGCGGAGCTGCGAGGTTATGTTGGGAGTGTTGGAGGTGTTGTGTGGGAAGGCTGAAGGGCGGGCGGCATTCATAGCCCACCCGGCGAGTATGGCAGCAGTGTCGTCAAAGATCTTGAAGGTTTCACAAGCTGCAAATGAGAGATCTTTGAAGGTGCTGTTGCTGGTGTGTAGGTTTTGCGAGCGTAGTGTTGTGCTGGAGATgatggaggtgggtgttgtggGAAAGGTGTTCATGGTGGTGCAGGCAGAGTGCAGTAGAAAGGCAAAGGAGAGGGCTAAGGAGATTCTAGGGTTGCATATGCAGACGTGGAGCAAGTCACCTTGCTTCTCTTCAAACATGTGGCTTTGA